The following nucleotide sequence is from Pseudanabaena sp. BC1403.
TATTTAGGTTATTTACTAAAGACATGCGATCGCTCTAAAAACGTTCTACTAACTTAAACTTAGCATCGCTATGATTAGGCTTTGCTCCTTCACCACAGGTGCGTGGAGTCGGCAAAATCTTGGTCGGATTAGCAATCCCTTGCGGATCGAAAACATCACGCACCCATCGCATCGTCTCCAAATCTGATTCGCTAAACATCTCAGGCATATAGCACTTCTTATCAGCACCAATGCCATGCTCACCCGAAATGCTGCCACCAACCTGCACACAGAGCTTGAGGATTTCTCCGCCTAATTCCTCTACTGTTTCTAGAGCGCCAGCCTCCGCATTGTTATACAGAATCAAAGGATGCAGATTCCCATCGCCAGCATGGAAAACATTAGCGACATGATAGCCATATTTCTCGCTGAGTTTGGCAATCTCTTGCAATACATAGGTAAGCTTAGTTCTCGGAATCACTCCATCCTGCACATAGTAGTCAGGACTGAGTCGCCCCATTGCAGCAAAGGCAGCCTTTCTTCCTTTCCAAAGTCTGAGACGTTGTTCAGGATCGCTCGCTGTGGTCACATTTCGCGCACCGTTCTTATAACAAATCTCTTCGATTCGCTTAGCACTTTCTGTAACTTCTATCTCTAATCCGTCAATTTCAATAATCAGGATCGCCGCCGCATCACGAGGATAGCAATTAGTCGCAACTGTATCTTCTACCGCATTGATGCTCATGTTATCCATGATTTCCATCCCACCAGGAATGATGCCAGCGCCGATTACATCAGAAACAGTCGATCCTGCGGCTTCTACTGTAGTGAAATCAGCTAAAAGAACTTGAATCGATTCCGCAGATTTGAGGATCTTCAGAGTTACTTCGGTAGCAATACCGAGAGTTCCCTCAGAACCAACGAAAATCCCCGTGAGGTCGTATCCTGGCATTTCTGGGATTTTGCCGCCGATATCTTTAATAGAGCCATCAGGTAGAACGATCTTTGCTCCAAGAACGTGATTGGTGGTTACTCCATATTTCAGGCAATGCACGCCGCCAGAGTTTTCCGCAACGTTGCCACCAATAGAGCAGATGATCTGACTAGAAGGGTCAGGAGCATAGTAGAATCCTGCACCGCTTACGGCTTGGGTGACCCAGTTATTGATTACCCCAGGTTGCACAACTACACGCTGATTATCAAAATCAACTTCTAAAATCTTTTTCATACGCGATGTGACGATCAGCACCGAGTCAGGCAATGGTAAAGCACCTCCCGATAAACCTGTCCCCGAACCACGCGCCACAAAGGCGACCTTATAGCGATCGCATACTTTCACGACTTGCGACACT
It contains:
- the glcD gene encoding glycolate oxidase subunit GlcD, whose protein sequence is MTAIAPIPNSASAPTKTFDWQAIANDFIAIVGDRFVVRTREELIAYECDGLTSYKQQPALVVLPLTTEEVSQVVKVCDRYKVAFVARGSGTGLSGGALPLPDSVLIVTSRMKKILEVDFDNQRVVVQPGVINNWVTQAVSGAGFYYAPDPSSQIICSIGGNVAENSGGVHCLKYGVTTNHVLGAKIVLPDGSIKDIGGKIPEMPGYDLTGIFVGSEGTLGIATEVTLKILKSAESIQVLLADFTTVEAAGSTVSDVIGAGIIPGGMEIMDNMSINAVEDTVATNCYPRDAAAILIIEIDGLEIEVTESAKRIEEICYKNGARNVTTASDPEQRLRLWKGRKAAFAAMGRLSPDYYVQDGVIPRTKLTYVLQEIAKLSEKYGYHVANVFHAGDGNLHPLILYNNAEAGALETVEELGGEILKLCVQVGGSISGEHGIGADKKCYMPEMFSESDLETMRWVRDVFDPQGIANPTKILPTPRTCGEGAKPNHSDAKFKLVERF